In the genome of Hymenobacter taeanensis, one region contains:
- a CDS encoding vitamin K epoxide reductase family protein codes for MDPTQLSLELRLGQSPDLKRRRWIIGLSLLGVAAGQIVSMYQTGIIHHLPDPPVGPFDSDKVDASDYGYKRLDTPDALPMIVTYGLTACLAGAGGLHRASKQPAIPVAMGLKTLFDTVTTLKLGQEEWKENKALCFYCQVASVASIASLALAIPEAVKGLKNLLGRR; via the coding sequence ATGGACCCTACTCAACTTAGCCTTGAACTCCGCCTCGGGCAAAGCCCCGACCTCAAACGCCGCCGCTGGATTATCGGCCTCTCCCTGCTGGGCGTGGCCGCCGGTCAGATTGTGAGCATGTACCAAACTGGCATTATCCACCACCTGCCCGACCCGCCCGTAGGCCCTTTTGATTCCGACAAGGTAGACGCCTCCGACTACGGCTACAAGCGCCTAGACACTCCTGATGCCCTGCCCATGATTGTAACTTACGGCCTAACCGCCTGCCTGGCCGGAGCCGGTGGCCTACACCGGGCCAGCAAACAGCCCGCTATTCCGGTAGCCATGGGGCTTAAAACTCTGTTTGACACCGTCACTACTCTGAAGCTAGGCCAGGAAGAGTGGAAGGAAAACAAAGCCCTATGCTTCTACTGCCAGGTGGCCTCAGTGGCTTCTATTGCCTCACTGGCGCTGGCTATACCCGAAGCCGTAAAGGGACTTAAGAATCTGCTGGGACGACGGTAG
- a CDS encoding TCR/Tet family MFS transporter — protein MAVPRKAALGFIFLTLLLDVTGIGIIIPVIPRLIQHLTGGTVSDAARYGGWLVFAFAAMQFLFSPVLGNLSDRYGRRPVLLLSLLGFGLDYILVAFAPSIAWLFVGRLIAGVMGASFTTASAYIADISAPEERAQNFGMIGAAFGLGFIIGPLLGGLLGKHGHQLPFLVAAGLTFLNVAYGYFVLPESLPAEKRRQFEWSRANPIGSLKMLQRYPVIMGLVASLLFIYVAAHATQSTWTYYVMEKFKWDEAWVGYSLGAIGLLVALVQGVLIRRINPALGQKRSVYVGMALYAVGFVLFAFATKGWMMFAFLVPYCLGGIAGPALQGIISGQVPANQQGELQGALTSLMSLTSIIGPPLMTNLFAYYTSPTTPVYFPGAPFLLGAVLILISLGLAVRSLATYVTPAPADAEAEPVVSVGH, from the coding sequence ATGGCAGTTCCCCGCAAGGCCGCGCTTGGTTTCATTTTCCTGACCTTGCTGCTTGATGTCACGGGCATTGGCATCATTATTCCGGTGATACCCAGGCTCATCCAGCACCTTACCGGCGGCACGGTCAGCGATGCGGCGCGCTACGGCGGGTGGCTGGTGTTTGCGTTTGCGGCCATGCAGTTCCTGTTTTCCCCCGTGCTGGGCAACCTCTCCGACCGGTACGGTCGGCGGCCGGTGCTACTGCTTTCCCTGCTGGGCTTCGGTCTTGACTACATTCTGGTGGCCTTTGCCCCGAGTATTGCCTGGTTGTTTGTGGGCCGCCTGATTGCGGGCGTGATGGGGGCTAGCTTCACCACGGCCTCCGCTTACATTGCCGACATCTCGGCGCCGGAAGAACGAGCCCAGAACTTTGGGATGATTGGCGCTGCGTTTGGGCTGGGCTTTATTATTGGGCCATTGCTGGGTGGGCTGCTGGGTAAGCATGGGCATCAGCTGCCGTTTCTGGTGGCCGCGGGGCTCACATTCCTGAATGTGGCCTACGGCTACTTTGTACTGCCCGAGTCGTTGCCCGCCGAGAAGCGCCGTCAGTTTGAATGGAGCCGGGCTAACCCTATCGGCTCGCTTAAGATGCTGCAGCGCTACCCCGTTATTATGGGGCTGGTGGCATCGCTGCTGTTCATTTACGTGGCTGCTCATGCTACCCAATCTACGTGGACTTACTACGTGATGGAGAAGTTTAAGTGGGATGAGGCCTGGGTAGGCTACTCACTGGGGGCCATCGGGCTGCTGGTGGCACTGGTGCAGGGTGTGCTGATTCGGCGCATCAACCCGGCGCTAGGCCAGAAGCGGTCCGTGTACGTTGGGATGGCGCTGTACGCCGTTGGGTTCGTGCTCTTTGCCTTTGCTACCAAGGGCTGGATGATGTTTGCTTTCCTGGTGCCCTACTGCCTGGGCGGCATTGCGGGACCGGCGTTGCAAGGTATCATTTCCGGGCAGGTGCCAGCCAACCAGCAAGGCGAGCTGCAGGGTGCCCTCACCAGTCTGATGAGCCTGACCTCCATCATCGGCCCGCCCCTAATGACTAACCTGTTTGCTTACTACACCAGCCCTACCACTCCTGTGTACTTCCCTGGGGCTCCCTTCCTGCTGGGTGCGGTTCTTATCCTCATCAGTCTGGGTTTGGCAGTGCGCTCCTTGGCTACCTATGTTACACCAGCCCCTGCTGACGCGGAGGCGGAGCCGGTAGTGAGTGTAGGCCACTAA
- a CDS encoding rhomboid family intramembrane serine protease, producing MLTNYGFKLRYIFLPAVLLVCSFLVVYGLLYWLLVLKWEFFDPNSDLVFWLPFALGGLATFWGLRSRVNLLQRSADSRWVTLYYLAPCVIILIGSLTLCDYLTQATGILTTLSAPNEVARFTPTRFYALKQGYAYKPGAGLEVTVTPTGKNNTQLQIKVYAACPILATAADSSTSTAALWLAWTRSKQIAAGLPQQEKEQLFKEFLTACESEFRAADLDEYRYLSRVTAADGKAELQTAARRSPLYRASGPLVLVMPQTGLFEERTVAPLRHLVWALSIGFGVYLLMLVFPQVGATTGELWLAGGTATPLWPQIRPIILPRPGYVVTPLLVGSIVLVYLAMVGAGLGVTAFRSADLLRWGASSGLVVQQGEWWRLLTSTFLHGGLMHILYNALALGMISWLIEPVAGALRLLITYFVSTVGAGLVSTWWHPETVSVGASGAIFGLFGVSIMLSLSPRIPEEDRGSLLLIPLLFGIPSLLFGWFIPSVDNAAHLGGLATGLLVGAALLPTFPSYYQRSISRY from the coding sequence ATGTTAACTAATTACGGATTCAAGCTCCGGTATATATTCCTGCCCGCCGTTTTGTTGGTATGCAGCTTTTTGGTGGTTTACGGCTTACTATACTGGTTACTGGTACTGAAGTGGGAGTTTTTCGACCCTAATTCCGATTTGGTCTTTTGGCTGCCTTTCGCGCTGGGTGGCCTAGCAACCTTTTGGGGGCTGCGCAGTCGGGTTAACTTACTGCAACGGAGTGCAGACAGCCGTTGGGTAACCTTATATTATCTGGCTCCCTGCGTTATTATCTTAATAGGTTCACTGACCCTATGCGACTACCTAACCCAGGCCACCGGCATACTAACGACGCTGAGTGCGCCAAATGAAGTAGCACGCTTCACCCCCACCCGGTTTTACGCGCTCAAACAAGGCTATGCGTATAAGCCCGGCGCCGGCCTCGAAGTAACGGTGACTCCGACGGGTAAAAACAATACTCAACTCCAGATAAAGGTTTATGCGGCTTGCCCCATACTGGCTACTGCCGCCGACTCCAGCACCAGCACCGCTGCCCTCTGGCTGGCCTGGACTAGGTCGAAGCAGATAGCTGCGGGCCTACCCCAGCAGGAAAAGGAACAGTTATTCAAAGAATTTCTCACCGCCTGCGAATCTGAGTTTCGGGCGGCTGATCTGGATGAGTATCGCTACCTCTCCAGAGTAACTGCCGCCGACGGAAAAGCCGAGCTTCAAACTGCCGCGCGACGTAGCCCTCTCTACCGCGCCTCTGGTCCGCTCGTGCTGGTAATGCCTCAAACTGGGCTGTTCGAGGAGCGGACCGTGGCACCGCTCCGGCACCTGGTTTGGGCGCTGAGTATCGGGTTTGGAGTGTACCTGCTTATGCTGGTATTCCCGCAGGTTGGGGCTACCACGGGCGAGCTTTGGCTGGCGGGTGGTACTGCTACGCCACTCTGGCCCCAGATCCGGCCCATCATTCTGCCCAGACCGGGGTATGTGGTTACGCCTTTGCTGGTAGGCAGCATTGTGTTGGTATATCTGGCGATGGTAGGCGCCGGCCTGGGCGTCACGGCGTTCCGGTCTGCCGACTTACTGCGCTGGGGTGCTTCGAGTGGCCTAGTGGTGCAGCAGGGGGAGTGGTGGCGCCTGCTCACCAGCACGTTTCTGCACGGCGGCCTAATGCACATTCTCTATAACGCCTTAGCACTAGGAATGATTAGTTGGCTGATAGAGCCAGTAGCCGGTGCTTTACGCTTACTGATAACCTACTTTGTAAGTACCGTAGGGGCAGGCTTGGTAAGCACCTGGTGGCACCCAGAAACGGTGAGCGTAGGAGCATCGGGGGCTATTTTTGGCCTCTTCGGGGTATCCATTATGCTCAGCCTAAGCCCAAGAATACCAGAAGAAGACCGCGGTAGCCTTCTTCTGATACCCTTACTATTCGGCATTCCAAGCCTGCTGTTTGGCTGGTTTATACCTTCGGTTGATAATGCCGCACACTTAGGTGGCCTGGCTACCGGCCTGCTGGTTGGGGCTGCTTTGCTCCCGACTTTCCCATCGTACTACCAGCGGTCCATAAGCCGGTACTAA
- a CDS encoding mechanosensitive ion channel family protein yields MLQDLNRVLAAYWQQFLFILPKLLIAGVLLLIAIFIANRASNLLGRRLRSRSSDPLLPDFLANISRWVMLLAGLLLAFNILGFSGVVGSLIGAAGVSAFVVGFALKDIAENFLAGVILAFNRPFHINDTVQVRDLIGHVEALNLRTTLMRTFDGKHIFLPNSMVLKEPLTNFTRDGNLRQEFTVTVELGQDVAPDAAINVILNYLRTVPDVQQVPRSPYVNLEKATATTADLRVYFWTDSEDFRRGVIQQKSRLMQEVKLELIGAGLSVPALGQ; encoded by the coding sequence ATGCTACAGGATTTGAACCGCGTGCTGGCGGCGTATTGGCAGCAGTTTTTGTTTATTCTCCCCAAGCTGCTGATTGCCGGGGTATTACTGCTGATTGCCATTTTCATTGCTAACCGGGCAAGCAACCTTCTCGGCCGGCGCCTGCGTAGCCGCTCCTCCGACCCCCTGCTCCCCGACTTTCTGGCCAACATTAGCAGGTGGGTTATGTTACTGGCGGGGCTACTGCTGGCTTTCAACATATTGGGGTTCTCGGGGGTAGTAGGCAGCCTGATTGGGGCAGCCGGTGTGTCAGCTTTCGTGGTAGGCTTTGCCTTAAAAGACATCGCGGAGAATTTCCTGGCAGGGGTTATTCTGGCCTTCAACCGCCCCTTTCACATCAACGACACCGTGCAGGTGCGGGACCTGATTGGGCACGTAGAAGCCCTCAACCTACGTACCACGCTCATGCGCACGTTTGATGGCAAGCATATCTTCCTGCCCAACTCTATGGTGCTGAAAGAGCCGCTCACTAATTTCACCCGTGACGGCAACCTGCGCCAGGAGTTTACGGTGACCGTGGAGCTAGGCCAGGACGTAGCACCCGATGCGGCTATTAACGTAATTCTGAATTACCTGCGCACCGTACCCGACGTGCAGCAGGTGCCGCGCAGCCCCTACGTGAACCTGGAAAAAGCCACTGCCACCACCGCCGACCTGCGCGTGTACTTCTGGACCGACTCTGAGGACTTCCGCCGGGGCGTGATTCAGCAGAAAAGCCGGCTTATGCAGGAAGTTAAACTGGAGCTGATTGGGGCTGGCTTAAGCGTACCGGCCCTTGGCCAGTAG
- a CDS encoding nucleoside deaminase → MDKFMQAAIDEALQGRKEGGIPIGSVLRRGDEIVSRGRNKRVQEDNPIKHGEMDALYNAGRQRSYRDTVLYTTLMPCYMCAGTIVQFKIPKVVVGEDQTFGESRAFLESHGVEVEILNLPECVQMMQDFIRDEPTLWNEDIMEL, encoded by the coding sequence ATGGACAAGTTCATGCAGGCCGCTATTGATGAGGCGCTACAAGGCCGTAAAGAAGGCGGCATCCCGATTGGCTCGGTGCTACGCCGTGGCGACGAGATTGTGAGCCGAGGCCGCAACAAGCGCGTGCAGGAAGACAACCCCATCAAGCACGGCGAGATGGATGCTCTCTATAACGCCGGCCGCCAGCGCTCCTACCGCGACACCGTGCTCTACACCACCCTCATGCCCTGCTACATGTGCGCCGGCACTATTGTGCAGTTCAAAATCCCGAAAGTAGTGGTGGGCGAAGACCAGACCTTCGGCGAGTCCCGCGCTTTTCTGGAAAGCCACGGCGTAGAGGTTGAAATCCTGAACCTGCCCGAGTGCGTGCAGATGATGCAGGATTTTATTCGCGACGAGCCCACCCTCTGGAACGAAGACATAATGGAGCTGTAA
- a CDS encoding PD-(D/E)XK nuclease family protein: protein MISSPAAPLTTSAATTSLPAALPFLTRMARELVAKYGPSDELSDLVVVVPTRRAVVYLQNELSLAAEAGRAVWSPRIAAMEDYMVELAGVQVEEPIALQLLLFEILREIDSKLDFDQFVGWSGLLLQDFSSLDQNLASPKKIFEYLSQAKALERWELSNEPAPQSTTAAYFRFWDDLEKVYRRLRRQMERTHLAYPGLAYRLAVNKIQTRLEADETLPQHVFIGLGSLSKAEEKLIRLLRKARRAEVHFDGDTFYLEPGSPNRAGQHLRRYQDIFELPNENLGGPADLLRGLPREIRFVGVANASMQGKVAGQLLAESRRANPSAKVAVVLPDETLLLPVLHGLPLDAVPEYNVTMGLSFQSTPLFNLVDLLFEVHLTGVREGSAETGYGVPRYHHLAVSKLLQHPFLRRYQQWLDKQPEENYHGLLDKVCRTIVKRHAVLLTAEELQAWGQHHPLIQALFTTWNNCDDIIAACYTLIDLLKKAYQDQHSAIEAEYLYLFFTLVKRLDSVFDCREQRLSVRSFRRFLYEQMKNTRLPFSGEPIADVQVMGLLETRALDFDHIIILSCNENVLPAPKRHSSLFPYDVLTTFQLPTYADHEAATAHQFWRLLQRARQVDLLHILPGAEGTRTGERSRFLLQIENDLLPQSPGLHLQDLTVTSPADESVNPLSSRPPTTSAHELTLEREMESPGDIVLEKDAGMLLALREVLTKGLSPTALNQYLNCSLQFYFQRVARFRENDEVEEALGPDGFGTVVHEALEELMQPFQQRKQPITAADIPGLVKLAPIMVAKALRKEEEGRHARADEGLNHVLGQVASQLVRRYLEGLPDQPGALPLQVQSLEEALQATVYVPLPSGEKLPVSLVGFADRVDQLADGRLRVIDYKTGLVQAYDLRLLKRGEGPADAVEHLVTDATPSADKVRQLWLYRLMLAHGGRPAADAAIISLRNLSAGPMSADMSFLTEGGQDFVQHSEQLLGRLVNRILDPQEPIRKTDDLDKCQYCAYRGICAR, encoded by the coding sequence ATGATTTCCTCCCCCGCCGCCCCGCTTACCACTTCTGCTGCCACCACAAGTCTTCCCGCCGCCCTGCCCTTCCTCACGCGCATGGCCCGGGAGCTGGTGGCGAAATACGGCCCAAGTGATGAGCTATCGGACTTAGTGGTAGTGGTGCCTACGCGGCGGGCAGTAGTATATCTGCAGAATGAGCTGAGCCTGGCTGCCGAGGCAGGGCGGGCCGTCTGGAGCCCGCGCATTGCCGCCATGGAAGATTACATGGTGGAGCTGGCCGGCGTGCAGGTGGAAGAACCCATTGCCCTGCAGCTGCTGCTGTTTGAGATTCTGCGGGAGATTGACTCGAAGCTGGATTTTGACCAGTTCGTGGGGTGGTCGGGGTTGCTGCTCCAGGATTTTTCGAGCCTCGATCAGAACCTGGCTTCACCCAAGAAAATCTTTGAATACCTGTCGCAGGCCAAGGCGCTGGAGCGCTGGGAGCTGAGCAACGAGCCCGCCCCGCAGAGCACCACGGCCGCTTACTTCCGCTTCTGGGACGACCTGGAGAAGGTGTACCGCCGCCTGCGCCGCCAGATGGAGCGCACCCACCTGGCCTACCCGGGCCTGGCTTATCGCCTCGCCGTCAATAAAATTCAGACCCGTCTGGAGGCCGACGAGACGCTGCCCCAGCACGTGTTCATAGGCCTGGGCTCCCTCTCCAAGGCTGAGGAAAAGCTGATTCGGCTGCTGCGCAAGGCCCGCCGGGCGGAGGTGCATTTTGACGGCGACACATTTTACCTGGAGCCCGGCTCGCCCAACCGTGCCGGCCAGCACCTGCGCCGCTACCAGGATATTTTTGAGCTGCCCAACGAGAACCTTGGGGGGCCCGCTGATTTGCTGCGGGGCCTGCCGCGCGAAATCCGGTTTGTGGGCGTGGCTAATGCTTCTATGCAAGGCAAAGTGGCCGGGCAGCTGCTGGCAGAGTCGCGCCGCGCGAACCCCAGCGCCAAAGTGGCCGTGGTGCTGCCCGACGAAACCCTGCTGCTGCCCGTGTTGCACGGCCTCCCGCTGGATGCAGTGCCCGAGTACAATGTGACCATGGGTTTGAGCTTCCAGAGCACGCCCCTGTTCAACCTGGTGGATCTGTTGTTTGAGGTGCACCTGACCGGTGTGCGCGAGGGCTCTGCCGAAACCGGCTACGGGGTACCGCGCTACCACCATTTGGCCGTCAGCAAGCTGCTGCAGCATCCGTTCCTTAGGCGCTACCAGCAGTGGCTCGATAAGCAGCCAGAGGAGAACTACCATGGTCTGCTGGATAAGGTATGCCGCACCATTGTGAAGCGCCACGCGGTGCTGCTGACGGCCGAGGAGTTGCAGGCGTGGGGACAACACCACCCCCTTATTCAAGCCTTGTTCACCACCTGGAACAACTGCGACGACATCATTGCAGCTTGCTATACTCTGATTGACCTGCTCAAAAAGGCTTACCAGGATCAGCATTCCGCCATTGAGGCCGAATACCTATACCTGTTTTTCACGTTGGTAAAGCGGCTGGATTCAGTGTTTGACTGCCGGGAGCAGCGGCTGTCGGTACGCTCATTCCGGCGGTTTTTGTACGAGCAGATGAAGAACACCCGTCTGCCGTTCAGCGGGGAGCCTATTGCTGATGTGCAGGTGATGGGTCTGCTGGAAACCCGCGCCCTCGACTTCGACCACATCATTATTTTGAGCTGCAACGAGAACGTGCTGCCGGCTCCCAAGCGCCATAGTTCTCTGTTTCCGTACGACGTACTCACCACCTTCCAGCTCCCCACCTACGCCGACCATGAGGCCGCCACGGCTCACCAGTTCTGGCGCCTGCTGCAGCGGGCCCGGCAGGTAGATCTGCTCCATATTCTGCCCGGCGCCGAAGGTACCCGCACCGGCGAGCGAAGCCGCTTCCTGCTGCAAATAGAAAACGACCTGCTGCCCCAAAGCCCTGGCCTACACCTGCAAGACCTGACGGTGACCTCACCCGCTGATGAGTCAGTCAACCCACTGTCTTCGCGCCCTCCCACCACATCGGCGCATGAACTGACGCTGGAGCGGGAGATGGAATCACCCGGCGACATTGTATTGGAGAAGGATGCCGGCATGCTGTTGGCTCTGCGGGAGGTGCTCACCAAAGGCCTCTCGCCTACGGCCCTTAACCAGTACCTAAACTGTTCCCTGCAGTTCTACTTCCAGCGAGTAGCCCGTTTTCGGGAGAACGATGAGGTAGAAGAAGCCCTGGGCCCCGATGGCTTCGGGACGGTAGTGCACGAAGCACTGGAAGAGCTGATGCAGCCCTTTCAGCAGCGCAAACAGCCAATTACCGCTGCCGATATTCCGGGTCTGGTAAAGCTGGCTCCTATAATGGTGGCAAAAGCCTTACGAAAAGAAGAGGAAGGTCGCCATGCTCGCGCCGATGAGGGCCTCAACCACGTGCTGGGCCAGGTGGCCTCGCAGTTGGTGCGCCGTTATTTAGAGGGGCTGCCAGACCAGCCAGGCGCGCTGCCGCTGCAGGTACAGAGCCTGGAAGAGGCCCTGCAGGCAACGGTATATGTGCCCCTGCCTTCGGGCGAAAAGCTACCCGTAAGCCTGGTTGGCTTCGCCGACCGGGTAGACCAGCTCGCTGACGGCCGCCTACGGGTTATTGACTACAAGACGGGCCTCGTGCAGGCATACGACTTGCGCCTGCTCAAGCGCGGCGAAGGCCCCGCCGATGCCGTAGAACACTTGGTAACGGATGCCACCCCCAGCGCCGACAAGGTGCGGCAGCTCTGGCTGTACCGCCTGATGCTGGCCCACGGTGGCCGGCCCGCTGCCGATGCCGCCATCATCTCTCTGCGCAACCTCAGCGCCGGCCCCATGTCGGCCGACATGAGCTTCCTCACGGAAGGCGGCCAGGACTTTGTGCAGCACAGCGAGCAGCTGCTGGGCCGCCTTGTCAACCGTATCCTCGACCCGCAGGAGCCCATCCGTAAAACCGACGACTTAGATAAGTGCCAGTACTGCGCCTATCGCGGAATTTGCGCCCGCTAG
- a CDS encoding cation:proton antiporter domain-containing protein has protein sequence MGTYSILIGLSLAIVLSYLFDLAARATKVPSVLMLLLTGIALRQAADYFDFTLPIPQVVLEIFGVIGLIMIVLEGALDLKLSSDKAPLIRRSFLAAALMLVVQAAAIASILHLWLGVNFQTCLVNAVPLAIISSAIAIPSVASLVGEKQEFIVYESTFSDILGIMAFNFALQENFAQGMSVVTFGRDVVAVLVLAILSTAMLAFLLGRIRLHVKFFLILAFLVLMYCLSKKLHLSSLLLVLVFGLAVNNAELFLKGPLLRRWFRPEQLEAETHQLRSITAESAFLIRTFFFLLFGFSITLSSLINGPLLLQGVLIVAVLTAIRYFYLRYIARTDLIPELFIAPKGLITVLLYYSIPAQHRIGEVGENILFVVILLTGLLMMAGLLLAPEDPEIGEY, from the coding sequence ATGGGTACCTATTCCATTCTAATTGGCCTGAGTCTGGCCATTGTGCTCTCCTACCTGTTTGATCTGGCAGCTCGCGCTACCAAGGTTCCTTCGGTGCTGATGCTGCTGCTCACGGGTATTGCCCTGCGGCAGGCCGCCGACTACTTTGACTTTACCCTGCCAATTCCTCAGGTAGTCTTGGAAATATTTGGGGTTATCGGGTTAATAATGATTGTGTTAGAGGGGGCGCTGGATCTAAAGCTCTCTTCCGACAAAGCCCCACTTATTCGGCGCTCGTTTCTGGCGGCGGCGCTGATGCTGGTGGTGCAGGCCGCGGCTATTGCCAGTATTCTGCATCTGTGGCTGGGAGTTAATTTTCAGACCTGCCTGGTGAATGCGGTGCCGCTGGCCATCATCAGCTCCGCTATTGCAATTCCCAGTGTGGCCAGTTTAGTGGGCGAAAAGCAAGAGTTTATTGTGTACGAAAGTACCTTTTCGGATATTCTCGGCATTATGGCTTTCAACTTTGCGCTGCAGGAAAACTTTGCGCAGGGCATGTCGGTGGTTACGTTTGGGCGCGATGTGGTGGCCGTGCTTGTGCTAGCCATTTTGAGTACCGCCATGCTGGCTTTCCTGCTTGGGCGCATTCGGCTGCACGTGAAATTTTTCCTGATTCTGGCCTTTCTAGTACTTATGTACTGCCTTTCCAAGAAGCTGCACCTGTCGTCGCTGTTGCTGGTGCTGGTGTTTGGGTTGGCAGTAAACAATGCGGAGCTATTCCTCAAAGGGCCGCTCTTGCGGCGTTGGTTTCGGCCAGAGCAGCTTGAAGCAGAAACTCACCAGCTGCGCAGCATCACGGCCGAGTCGGCCTTCCTGATCCGAACGTTCTTTTTTCTGCTCTTTGGATTTAGCATCACGCTCAGCAGCCTGATAAACGGCCCATTGCTGTTGCAGGGCGTACTGATTGTGGCAGTACTAACAGCCATACGCTACTTCTACCTGCGCTATATTGCCCGCACCGATCTGATTCCGGAGCTCTTCATTGCCCCTAAAGGCCTTATTACGGTGCTGTTGTACTACAGCATTCCGGCCCAGCACCGCATTGGTGAGGTAGGCGAGAACATTCTGTTTGTGGTTATTCTCCTGACGGGCCTACTCATGATGGCTGGTTTGCTCCTCGCCCCCGAAGACCCCGAAATTGGGGAGTATTAA
- a CDS encoding chloride channel protein, whose product MSKNTIHRLLSPLLLWRLRHLNDRVYLILVSVLVGIFAGLAAVVLKTSVHDAQHLLYAWVPEQYRVFALSLYPIVGVALTVLFTRYFLGGNLGRGIGPIIYNIARQSSIVPRSKLYSQLVSSFLTVTFGGSAGLEAPISVTGSAIGSNTARVLRIGRRERRLLTGCGAAAGIAAIFNSPIAGVLFAVEVILSELSAAFFVPLLISSATATVVSKALYAGQPFVLITTSWPVDAVPFYLMLAGFTALLSVYMIRVYFWADKFFERRRGTFRKVLVGGLCLGLLVFIFPPLYGEGYNIVQLLLGGHAEQLVDGSLFAVYRDESVGLLLLVAGGSMLLKVVATTITIGSGGNGGMFGSSLFAGALMGFIFARLINLSGIYPISEVHFIVLGMAGTLAGVVHAPLTGIFLIAEITGGYALFVPLMVVTSGSYLITRYFEPYSVYTRKLVQRGVYVNQDRDRGLLAQLDLNVLVQTDFLTVHPQDTLGELVIAFRHATRNLFPVVDEEGHLHGIISLDTVRDALFDDEHYNTTSVRDLMSEPPATVRPDDAIQDTLRCMEELGAWALPVIGTDERYQGFILKSSILASYRRQLIRESES is encoded by the coding sequence ATGTCTAAAAATACTATTCACCGGTTGCTGAGTCCCTTGTTGTTATGGCGTTTACGTCATCTCAACGACCGGGTGTACCTCATTCTGGTGAGTGTGCTGGTGGGTATTTTTGCGGGCCTGGCCGCCGTAGTTCTTAAAACCTCGGTGCACGATGCCCAGCACCTGCTGTATGCCTGGGTGCCAGAGCAGTACCGGGTGTTTGCGCTATCCTTGTATCCTATTGTGGGTGTAGCCCTTACGGTACTATTTACCCGCTACTTTCTGGGCGGAAATCTGGGCCGGGGCATTGGCCCTATTATTTACAACATTGCCCGCCAGAGCAGCATTGTACCGCGCAGCAAGCTTTATTCCCAACTGGTTTCTTCCTTTCTGACCGTAACGTTTGGCGGGTCAGCGGGTCTGGAGGCTCCTATTTCCGTAACGGGGTCGGCTATTGGCTCTAATACGGCCCGGGTGTTGCGCATTGGGCGGCGTGAGCGGCGTTTGCTTACGGGCTGCGGTGCCGCCGCAGGTATAGCAGCCATTTTTAACTCCCCTATTGCCGGGGTGCTGTTTGCCGTTGAGGTTATCCTTTCAGAGCTTTCGGCAGCCTTTTTCGTGCCGTTGCTCATTTCCTCAGCTACGGCCACAGTAGTATCCAAAGCCCTTTACGCCGGCCAGCCGTTCGTGCTGATTACCACCAGCTGGCCCGTTGATGCAGTGCCTTTTTACCTGATGCTGGCGGGTTTCACGGCGCTGTTGTCGGTCTACATGATTCGGGTATACTTCTGGGCCGATAAGTTCTTTGAGCGCCGGCGTGGTACCTTCCGAAAGGTATTGGTGGGGGGCCTATGCCTGGGGTTGCTGGTGTTCATTTTCCCACCGTTGTATGGTGAGGGTTACAATATTGTGCAGCTACTGCTGGGCGGCCACGCTGAGCAGCTCGTGGATGGCTCCCTGTTTGCCGTGTATCGCGATGAAAGCGTAGGCCTGCTGCTACTGGTGGCGGGTGGCAGTATGCTGCTGAAAGTGGTGGCTACCACCATTACCATTGGCTCTGGAGGAAACGGGGGTATGTTTGGCTCTTCTCTGTTTGCAGGAGCACTTATGGGGTTCATCTTTGCTCGCCTGATTAACCTGAGCGGCATATATCCCATCTCAGAAGTTCATTTTATAGTACTGGGTATGGCTGGCACGCTGGCGGGCGTGGTGCATGCCCCGCTCACGGGCATCTTCCTGATTGCCGAAATCACGGGTGGCTATGCCTTGTTCGTTCCGTTGATGGTCGTTACCTCGGGGTCCTATCTCATTACCCGCTACTTTGAACCTTACTCCGTGTACACGCGCAAGCTGGTGCAGCGGGGCGTGTACGTAAACCAGGACCGCGACCGGGGCCTGCTGGCTCAGTTGGATCTAAACGTGCTGGTGCAGACCGATTTTCTAACGGTACACCCCCAGGACACTCTCGGAGAGCTGGTTATTGCCTTTCGGCATGCCACGCGCAATCTGTTTCCGGTGGTAGATGAAGAAGGCCATTTGCACGGTATTATCAGCCTTGATACCGTCCGGGATGCGCTCTTCGACGACGAGCATTACAACACCACCAGCGTGCGCGACCTGATGAGTGAGCCCCCCGCCACCGTGCGCCCCGACGATGCTATTCAGGATACTCTTCGGTGCATGGAAGAGCTCGGAGCGTGGGCCCTGCCAGTCATTGGCACTGATGAGCGGTACCAGGGCTTTATTCTGAAATCAAGCATTCTGGCCAGCTACCGGCGCCAGCTAATTCGCGAAAGCGAAAGCTGA